The Roseicyclus marinus genome has a segment encoding these proteins:
- the ubiA gene encoding 4-hydroxybenzoate octaprenyltransferase: MSEASKTPEGQVADAVRGNWVDRLAPAPTRPYLRLSRADRPIGTWLLLLPCWWAIFLAAASDGAGLSLHELWLFVGSSIGAFLMRGAGCTWNDITDRDIDGSVARTRSRPIPSGQVSVKQALAWMVAQALLAFGILLTFNLPAILLGFASLLTVAVYPFAKRFTWWPQVFLGLAFNWGALLLWTAQTGSLGWPAVLLYLSGISWTLFYDTIYAHQDREDDALIGVKSTARLFADNTHLWLRGFLVATIVLMGLAVLVALGQASVLALVLALAGIWGMGWHMLWQLQRLDIDDAATCLRLFRSNRDTGLIPALFFAAAALV; encoded by the coding sequence ATGAGCGAGGCCAGCAAAACGCCAGAGGGTCAGGTGGCTGACGCCGTGCGCGGCAATTGGGTCGACCGGCTCGCGCCCGCGCCCACGCGCCCCTATCTGCGGCTCAGCCGGGCCGACCGCCCCATCGGGACATGGCTTTTGCTTCTGCCCTGCTGGTGGGCGATCTTTCTGGCGGCGGCCTCGGACGGGGCGGGGCTGTCGCTGCACGAGCTGTGGCTCTTCGTCGGGTCCTCCATCGGGGCCTTCCTGATGCGCGGTGCAGGCTGCACTTGGAACGACATCACCGACCGCGACATCGACGGATCGGTCGCGCGCACCCGGTCGCGGCCCATTCCCTCGGGGCAGGTGAGCGTCAAGCAGGCGCTGGCCTGGATGGTGGCGCAGGCGCTTCTGGCCTTTGGCATCCTTTTGACCTTCAACCTGCCCGCCATCCTTCTGGGGTTCGCGTCGCTCCTGACGGTTGCGGTCTATCCTTTTGCCAAGCGCTTCACCTGGTGGCCGCAGGTTTTCCTGGGCCTCGCCTTCAACTGGGGGGCGCTGTTGCTGTGGACGGCGCAGACGGGCAGCCTGGGTTGGCCTGCGGTGCTGCTGTACCTTTCGGGGATCAGCTGGACGCTCTTCTACGACACGATCTACGCCCATCAGGACCGGGAGGATGACGCCCTGATCGGGGTCAAGTCCACGGCCCGGCTGTTCGCCGACAACACCCATCTGTGGCTGCGCGGCTTTCTGGTCGCAACCATCGTCCTCATGGGGCTTGCCGTCCTTGTGGCGCTTGGTCAGGCCTCGGTTCTGGCGCTGGTGCTGGCCTTGGCGGGGATCTGGGGCATGGGTTGGCACATGCTGTGGCAGTTGCAGCGGCTCGACATCGACGATGCCGCGACCTGTCTGCGGCTGTTCCGGTCCAACCGGGACACGGGCCTGATCCCTGCGCTGTTTTTCGCCGCAGCGGCACTGGTCTGA
- a CDS encoding tripartite tricarboxylate transporter substrate binding protein: MVSLKATVITTFTAASLAVAASPAAADYPERTVEVIHSYGPGGGTDNFVRAVAAPFQEVAGESMVPISIQGGSGIPAFANLMQRPRDGYTMMAISPDEIINHALGRIDMADFAPVARVQFDQGMIVVPASSPFQTIQELMEHARANPGDLTIGITGAAGFDDTVIGLWNIETGAELTTVPFGSAEMVSNTLGGQVDAMHEEYGPARGLIESGDMRPLVVFSEERLPVLPDVPTAVELGYNVTLGRWRAFAMPAGVDPEIVNAMYSLVEQSVASDSYREFEEQAALQFRSELLDPAEFQAFIDTEVETYTRVLDALGLLNN; the protein is encoded by the coding sequence ATGGTTTCGTTGAAGGCAACCGTCATCACGACATTCACCGCAGCCAGCCTGGCTGTGGCCGCCAGCCCGGCGGCAGCGGACTACCCCGAACGCACAGTTGAAGTGATCCATTCCTACGGTCCGGGTGGCGGCACGGACAATTTCGTCCGCGCCGTGGCCGCGCCCTTCCAGGAGGTGGCCGGCGAATCCATGGTGCCGATCTCGATCCAGGGCGGCAGCGGCATTCCCGCCTTCGCCAACCTGATGCAGCGTCCCCGCGACGGCTACACGATGATGGCGATCAGCCCCGATGAAATCATCAACCACGCGCTCGGCCGCATCGACATGGCCGATTTCGCCCCCGTCGCACGGGTCCAGTTCGACCAGGGCATGATCGTCGTTCCGGCATCGAGCCCGTTCCAGACCATCCAGGAGCTGATGGAACACGCCCGCGCCAATCCCGGCGATCTGACCATCGGCATCACTGGTGCGGCAGGCTTCGACGATACCGTCATCGGCCTTTGGAACATCGAAACCGGTGCCGAACTGACCACCGTTCCCTTCGGCTCGGCCGAAATGGTGTCAAACACGCTCGGCGGTCAGGTCGACGCGATGCACGAGGAATACGGCCCCGCACGCGGCCTGATCGAATCGGGCGACATGCGCCCGCTCGTCGTCTTCTCCGAAGAACGCCTGCCGGTCCTGCCCGATGTGCCCACGGCGGTCGAGCTGGGCTATAACGTGACGCTCGGCCGCTGGCGCGCCTTCGCCATGCCCGCAGGCGTCGACCCCGAGATCGTGAACGCGATGTACAGCCTGGTGGAGCAATCCGTCGCCAGCGACAGCTACCGCGAATTCGAGGAACAGGCCGCACTCCAGTTCCGGTCCGAATTGCTCGATCCGGCCGAGTTCCAGGCCTTCATCGACACCGAGGTCGAGACCTATACCCGCGTCCTCGACGCGCTGGGCCTCCTGAACAACTGA
- a CDS encoding OmpA family protein, with the protein MERRSVEAITETLHAGGMTWAEISANGLQVFIDGTAPSEAAAFRAVSRAGAIIDADRLVNRVEIRRRDATAPPRFSVDVLRTTTGLQVIGLVPTATGLDPINDAIMAIENVGEVTNLVEIADFPVPPTWVAALDYGLRALQELPRSKVTIYADRVEVQAISESAEQRARFLATLERGQPQGVTVVLDISAPRPVITPFTLRFTIDADGARFETCAADTLAARDRIIQAAAAAGAQGVLTCTIGLGVPSPQWGDAVVTAIGALAQLGQGTVAFSDADVTFIAAEGTGQDDFDRVIGELSAALPDVFSLDGVLPTPQVDSASASTGPARLIATLSEDGRLRLRGRLPEGPVGRSVEAYARALFGAARTDIATRAVADLPQGWSIRAMAGLQALSQVGEGTMTLEPETLRLEGRTGDAAVASEITRFLAGELGQAAAFDVAVRYDEALDPVAALPTPEQCVERIQEIQAEGKITFDPGSVEINESAGEVLDRIAEVLPDCQHVRMEISGHTDSQGREEMNLNLSQSRADAVLNGLLAREVLVSNLVAQGYGESQPLASNETEEGREQNRRIEFRLLVEASEETDQAPVLEGENATGDAAEVPAGARPRPRPASLSGAPEQEDEAP; encoded by the coding sequence ATGGAACGGCGTTCGGTCGAGGCGATCACCGAGACGCTGCATGCGGGCGGCATGACTTGGGCCGAGATATCGGCCAACGGACTTCAGGTCTTCATCGACGGAACGGCCCCGAGCGAGGCGGCGGCCTTTCGCGCGGTCAGCCGGGCGGGCGCGATCATCGACGCGGACCGGCTGGTGAACCGTGTCGAAATCCGGCGGCGTGACGCCACCGCACCGCCGCGCTTTTCGGTCGATGTGCTGCGCACCACGACGGGTCTGCAGGTCATCGGATTGGTTCCGACGGCCACGGGTCTTGATCCGATCAATGACGCGATCATGGCCATCGAGAATGTCGGCGAGGTCACGAACCTTGTTGAAATCGCTGATTTTCCTGTGCCTCCGACCTGGGTGGCCGCACTGGATTACGGGCTGCGCGCCCTGCAAGAACTGCCCCGGTCCAAGGTCACGATCTATGCCGACCGGGTCGAGGTTCAGGCCATCAGCGAAAGCGCGGAACAGCGTGCCCGTTTCCTTGCGACGCTGGAACGGGGCCAGCCGCAGGGCGTGACCGTCGTTCTGGACATTTCGGCCCCGCGCCCGGTCATCACGCCCTTTACCCTGCGGTTCACCATCGATGCGGATGGGGCACGGTTCGAGACCTGCGCCGCCGATACGCTGGCCGCGCGCGACCGTATCATCCAGGCCGCCGCAGCCGCCGGCGCGCAGGGTGTCCTGACCTGCACGATCGGGTTGGGCGTGCCGTCGCCGCAATGGGGCGATGCCGTCGTCACCGCGATCGGGGCCCTTGCACAACTGGGGCAAGGCACGGTCGCCTTTTCGGATGCGGATGTGACGTTCATCGCCGCCGAGGGGACGGGGCAGGACGATTTTGACCGTGTTATCGGGGAGTTGAGCGCCGCGCTGCCCGATGTCTTCTCGCTCGATGGCGTGCTGCCGACCCCGCAGGTGGACAGCGCATCGGCCAGCACCGGGCCCGCGCGGCTCATCGCGACACTGAGCGAGGACGGAAGGTTGCGCCTGCGCGGGCGGTTGCCGGAGGGACCGGTGGGCCGGTCGGTAGAGGCTTATGCGCGGGCGCTGTTCGGCGCGGCGCGGACCGATATCGCGACGCGGGCGGTGGCGGACCTGCCGCAGGGCTGGTCGATCCGGGCGATGGCGGGGCTGCAGGCCTTGTCGCAGGTCGGCGAGGGCACGATGACGCTGGAGCCCGAAACGCTGCGGCTGGAGGGGCGGACGGGCGATGCGGCGGTCGCCTCCGAGATCACGCGGTTTCTGGCGGGCGAGCTGGGACAGGCTGCGGCCTTTGACGTGGCGGTGCGCTACGACGAGGCGCTGGACCCGGTCGCGGCCCTGCCGACGCCCGAACAATGCGTTGAAAGAATTCAGGAAATTCAGGCCGAGGGAAAGATCACCTTTGATCCCGGCTCGGTCGAGATCAACGAGAGCGCGGGCGAAGTGCTGGACCGGATCGCCGAGGTTTTGCCCGATTGCCAGCATGTGCGGATGGAAATCAGCGGTCATACCGACAGCCAGGGCCGCGAGGAAATGAACCTGAACCTGAGCCAATCGCGCGCGGATGCGGTGCTGAACGGGCTTTTGGCGCGGGAGGTTCTGGTGTCGAACCTTGTCGCGCAGGGCTATGGCGAGAGCCAGCCGCTGGCCTCGAACGAGACCGAGGAAGGGCGCGAACAGAACCGGCGGATCGAGTTCCGGCTGCTGGTCGAAGCGTCGGAAGAAACGGATCAAGCCCCTGTTTTGGAAGGGGAAAATGCAACAGGTGACGCGGCGGAGGTTCCGGCTGGCGCGCGTCCCCGGCCCCGGCCCGCGAGCCTGTCCGGCGCGCCCGAGCAAGAGGATGAAGCCCCATGA
- a CDS encoding pyridoxal-phosphate-dependent aminotransferase family protein, protein MKRRNAGRHFLQIPGPSAVPERILRAMSAQVIDHRGPDFADVGKTALDGMKTIFKTEAGRVFIYPASGTGAWEAALVNTLAEGDRVLMYETGHFATLWKKMADRLGVRAEFIEGDWRGGADADAIEAYLRKDTAHEIKAVCVVHNETSTGSVSPIADIRAAIDAAGHPALLMVDSISGLASVDFRFDEWGVDVCVSGSQKGLMLPPGISFNCVSDKAMEVSRKGGMRRSYWDWHDMTGPNATGYFPYTPATNALYGLNEAIAMLHEEGLDNVFARHARHARATRAAVRAWGLEVLCRQQGQESGVLTAVLMPEGHSADAFRAQVLRSFDISLGNGLSKVADKVFRIGHLGDFNDAMLMGTLSGIEMALAKSRIPHSAGGTAAAMAVLEEDIPAAIAAE, encoded by the coding sequence ATGAAGCGGAGAAACGCAGGCCGACACTTCCTGCAGATTCCTGGGCCAAGTGCCGTGCCCGAGCGCATCCTCCGGGCGATGAGCGCGCAGGTGATCGACCACCGCGGCCCGGATTTCGCCGATGTGGGCAAGACCGCGCTCGACGGCATGAAGACGATCTTCAAGACCGAGGCCGGTCGCGTCTTCATCTATCCCGCTTCCGGCACCGGCGCCTGGGAGGCCGCATTGGTCAACACCTTGGCCGAGGGCGACCGCGTCTTGATGTATGAAACCGGCCATTTCGCGACGCTGTGGAAAAAGATGGCCGACCGGCTCGGCGTGCGCGCCGAATTCATCGAAGGCGACTGGCGCGGCGGGGCCGATGCCGATGCCATCGAAGCCTATCTGCGCAAGGATACCGCCCACGAGATCAAGGCGGTCTGCGTGGTCCACAACGAGACCTCGACCGGCTCCGTCTCTCCCATCGCCGACATCCGCGCGGCCATCGACGCGGCGGGCCATCCCGCGCTCTTGATGGTGGATTCGATATCGGGCCTCGCCTCGGTCGATTTCCGCTTCGACGAATGGGGCGTGGATGTCTGCGTCTCGGGTTCGCAAAAGGGCCTGATGCTGCCGCCCGGCATCTCCTTCAACTGCGTCAGCGACAAGGCGATGGAAGTGTCGCGCAAGGGCGGCATGCGCCGGTCCTACTGGGATTGGCACGACATGACCGGGCCCAATGCCACCGGCTATTTCCCCTACACGCCCGCCACCAACGCGCTTTACGGCCTGAACGAGGCCATCGCGATGCTGCACGAGGAAGGGCTCGACAACGTCTTCGCCCGCCACGCCCGCCATGCCCGCGCCACCCGTGCCGCCGTCCGCGCCTGGGGGCTCGAGGTGCTCTGCCGCCAGCAGGGACAGGAAAGCGGCGTCCTGACCGCCGTCCTCATGCCCGAGGGCCACAGCGCCGATGCCTTCCGCGCGCAGGTGCTGCGCTCCTTCGACATCTCGCTCGGCAACGGCCTGTCCAAGGTCGCCGACAAGGTGTTCCGCATCGGCCATCTGGGCGATTTCAACGATGCGATGCTGATGGGTACCCTCTCGGGCATCGAGATGGCGCTCGCCAAATCGCGCATCCCCCATTCCGCCGGTGGAACGGCAGCGGCGATGGCTGTCCTGGAGGAGGACATCCCCGCCGCGATCGCCGCGGAATAA
- a CDS encoding FAD-binding and (Fe-S)-binding domain-containing protein, translating into MPLDQLKYQFSGEILTDAFTRGRYSTDASIYQMMPTAVAIPRSKEDVMAALSMARAEGLSVTGRGGGTSQCGQTVNSGLIIDNARHFNRILEIDVEGRRAIVEPGVVLDELNRALKPHGLWFPVDVSTASRATIGGMAANNSCGGRSLRYGTMRSNVLSIDAILADGTQARFGEVQGGRLSNHPAADIINDMLRIGADHAELIDARFPKLNRRVGGYNLDALIPGGGAPNLSHLLVGSEGTLAYFTAIELKLWPLVGEKVLAVCHFPSFYQAMDATQHLVALDPLSVELVDDTMIALSRQIPLFRRTIDAVVTGEPAALLLVEFDEGSAEGNARKLAEIEARMGELGFSWQGTGRSWGGVTPITDQRLQSQIAEVRKSGLNIMMSMKEDGKPVSFVEDCAVALPDLADYTARLTEVFERHGTRGTWYAHASVGCLHVRPVLNLKLAEDVQKMRSIAEEAFALVAEYKGSHSGEHGDGIVRSEFHERMYGTEVTDLFRKVKDRFDPTGVMNPGKIVDPPKMDDRSLFRYPPDYRVAPLKTQFDWSAWTGEGGGFQGAVEMCNNNGACRKLQGGAMCPSYRVTRNERDVTRGRANSLRLAISGQLGPDALTSDAMAETMKLCVSCKACKRECPTGVDMARMKTEVLAARVAKHGLTLHDRLVGYMPRYAPLAARMPWLMNLRNKIPGLAKLTEGLTGFAATRDLPTWSHRPFRDSEVQAERPDVILFADAFNRYFEPENLRAAARVLKAAGLKVSVARPTDGGRPLDCGRTLLSVGLVEEARAEAERLIAALLPHAEAGVPIVGLEPSSLLTLRDEIPALITDGRAGIVAEQALMLEEYLVRAKIALPLQPLGRKILLHGHCHQKAHQVMPDVQAALAMIPEAEVEVVETSCCGMAGAFGYNRETVEVSLKMAEANLLPAVRAADETTLIVADGTSCRHQIADGTGRRAVHVARILEMALLDRGL; encoded by the coding sequence ATGCCGCTCGACCAGCTCAAGTATCAGTTTTCAGGGGAAATCCTGACCGATGCCTTTACGCGGGGGCGGTATTCGACGGATGCGTCGATCTATCAGATGATGCCGACGGCGGTGGCGATTCCCCGGTCCAAGGAGGATGTCATGGCCGCGCTGTCCATGGCGCGGGCCGAGGGATTGAGCGTCACCGGGCGGGGCGGCGGCACGTCGCAATGCGGGCAGACGGTGAATTCGGGGCTGATCATCGACAATGCCCGGCATTTCAACCGCATCCTCGAGATCGACGTGGAAGGACGCCGCGCCATCGTGGAGCCGGGCGTCGTGCTGGACGAGCTGAACCGGGCGCTGAAACCCCATGGTCTTTGGTTCCCGGTGGATGTGTCGACCGCATCGCGCGCCACCATCGGGGGGATGGCCGCCAACAATTCCTGCGGGGGGCGGTCGCTGAGATACGGGACGATGCGCTCGAACGTGCTGTCCATCGACGCGATCCTTGCCGATGGGACGCAGGCGCGCTTTGGCGAGGTGCAGGGCGGGCGGCTGTCGAACCATCCTGCCGCCGACATCATCAACGACATGCTGCGGATCGGAGCGGATCACGCGGAGCTGATCGATGCCCGTTTCCCCAAGCTCAACCGCCGCGTGGGGGGCTACAATCTCGATGCGCTGATCCCCGGCGGGGGCGCCCCCAACCTGTCGCATCTGTTGGTCGGGTCCGAGGGGACGCTGGCCTATTTCACCGCCATCGAGCTGAAGCTTTGGCCGCTGGTGGGCGAGAAGGTCCTGGCCGTCTGCCATTTCCCGAGTTTCTACCAGGCGATGGATGCGACCCAGCACCTGGTGGCGCTGGACCCGCTGTCGGTCGAATTGGTCGATGACACGATGATCGCGCTGTCGCGGCAGATCCCGCTGTTCCGGCGCACCATCGACGCGGTGGTCACGGGCGAGCCTGCCGCGCTTTTGCTGGTCGAATTCGACGAAGGCTCGGCCGAGGGCAATGCCCGCAAGCTGGCCGAGATCGAGGCGCGGATGGGGGAATTGGGCTTTTCGTGGCAGGGCACGGGGCGAAGCTGGGGCGGGGTGACGCCGATCACCGATCAGCGCCTGCAGAGCCAGATCGCCGAAGTGCGCAAATCGGGCCTGAACATCATGATGTCGATGAAGGAGGACGGCAAACCTGTCTCTTTCGTCGAGGATTGCGCGGTCGCACTGCCCGATCTGGCCGATTACACCGCCCGGTTGACGGAGGTGTTCGAGCGCCACGGCACGCGCGGCACGTGGTATGCCCATGCGTCGGTCGGGTGTCTGCATGTGCGGCCGGTGCTGAACCTGAAGCTGGCCGAGGACGTGCAGAAGATGCGCTCCATTGCCGAAGAAGCCTTTGCGCTGGTCGCGGAATACAAGGGGTCCCATTCGGGCGAACATGGCGACGGCATCGTGCGGTCGGAATTCCACGAACGCATGTACGGGACCGAGGTCACCGATCTGTTCCGCAAGGTGAAGGACCGCTTTGACCCCACGGGGGTGATGAACCCCGGCAAGATCGTCGATCCGCCCAAGATGGATGACCGCAGCCTGTTCCGCTATCCGCCCGATTACAGGGTCGCGCCGCTCAAGACGCAGTTCGACTGGTCCGCCTGGACCGGCGAAGGCGGCGGTTTTCAGGGCGCGGTCGAGATGTGCAACAACAACGGGGCTTGCCGGAAGCTGCAGGGCGGGGCGATGTGCCCGTCCTACCGGGTGACGCGCAACGAACGCGACGTGACGCGGGGGCGGGCGAATTCGCTGAGGCTGGCGATCTCGGGACAGCTGGGCCCGGATGCGCTGACCTCCGACGCGATGGCCGAGACGATGAAGCTTTGTGTCTCGTGCAAGGCCTGCAAGCGCGAATGCCCCACGGGTGTCGACATGGCCCGGATGAAGACGGAGGTTCTGGCCGCGCGTGTGGCGAAGCACGGGCTGACCCTGCATGACAGGCTGGTGGGCTACATGCCGCGCTATGCGCCCCTTGCCGCGCGGATGCCGTGGCTGATGAACCTGCGCAACAAGATCCCCGGATTGGCCAAGCTGACCGAGGGGCTGACCGGCTTTGCCGCCACGCGCGATCTGCCGACATGGTCGCATCGCCCGTTCCGCGACAGCGAGGTGCAGGCGGAGCGGCCCGATGTGATCCTGTTCGCCGATGCGTTCAACCGCTATTTCGAGCCCGAGAACCTGCGCGCGGCGGCGCGTGTCCTGAAAGCTGCGGGGCTGAAGGTTTCCGTCGCACGGCCAACGGATGGCGGTCGCCCGCTCGATTGCGGGCGCACGCTGTTGTCGGTGGGATTGGTCGAGGAGGCCCGCGCCGAGGCCGAGCGGCTGATCGCGGCGCTGTTGCCCCATGCAGAGGCCGGGGTGCCCATCGTGGGGCTGGAGCCCTCGTCGCTTTTGACGCTGCGCGACGAGATCCCGGCGCTGATCACCGATGGCCGGGCCGGGATCGTCGCGGAACAGGCGCTGATGCTCGAAGAATACCTCGTGCGCGCGAAAATCGCTTTGCCCTTGCAACCTCTGGGACGCAAGATCCTGTTGCACGGGCATTGCCACCAGAAGGCGCATCAGGTCATGCCAGATGTGCAGGCGGCGCTGGCCATGATCCCCGAGGCGGAGGTCGAGGTGGTCGAGACCAGTTGTTGCGGCATGGCCGGTGCCTTTGGCTATAATCGGGAGACGGTCGAGGTTTCCCTGAAGATGGCCGAGGCGAACCTGTTGCCCGCGGTGCGGGCAGCGGATGAAACGACATTGATCGTTGCCGACGGCACATCCTGTCGGCATCAGATCGCGGATGGAACCGGACGCCGGGCGGTGCATGTCGCCCGCATCCTCGAAATGGCCCTATTGGATCGAGGTCTGTGA
- a CDS encoding 16S rRNA (uracil(1498)-N(3))-methyltransferase, which yields MSDRPKIRLHVDQPLGPEQTLDLSREQANYLFNVMRLGPGAEVALFNGRDGEWAASVAEAGKRGGVLRCVRQTAPLLLPPDLWLLFAPIKKARTDFIVEKAVEMGAARIMPVQTEFTNSERIRQDRLQAHAVEAAEQCGGTFVPEVTDLHRLDRVLADWPDGRRLIFADEGAVGRSALLPDLVAADADQQVQGSGWAILIGPEGGFSQAERDRLRGLPFVHPIALGPRILRADTAAVAALTLFQSSLGDWR from the coding sequence ATGTCGGACCGTCCCAAGATACGCCTCCATGTAGACCAGCCTTTGGGCCCGGAGCAAACACTCGACCTGTCGCGGGAGCAGGCCAATTACCTGTTCAACGTCATGCGGCTGGGGCCGGGGGCCGAGGTCGCGCTGTTCAACGGGCGCGACGGCGAATGGGCCGCCAGCGTGGCCGAGGCCGGAAAGCGCGGCGGCGTCCTGCGTTGCGTGCGGCAGACAGCGCCCCTGCTGTTGCCGCCGGACCTGTGGCTGCTCTTTGCCCCGATCAAGAAGGCGCGCACCGATTTCATCGTGGAAAAGGCGGTCGAGATGGGGGCCGCGCGCATCATGCCGGTCCAGACCGAATTCACGAATTCCGAACGCATCCGGCAGGACCGCTTGCAGGCCCATGCGGTGGAAGCGGCCGAGCAATGCGGCGGCACCTTCGTGCCCGAGGTGACGGATCTTCACAGGCTGGACCGGGTTCTGGCCGATTGGCCCGACGGGCGGCGGCTGATCTTTGCGGATGAAGGTGCGGTCGGTCGCTCCGCGCTCCTGCCCGACCTTGTCGCGGCTGACGCGGACCAACAGGTCCAAGGAAGCGGCTGGGCCATCCTGATCGGGCCTGAAGGCGGCTTTTCGCAAGCCGAGCGTGACCGCTTGCGCGGCCTGCCCTTCGTGCATCCCATCGCGCTGGGTCCGCGCATCCTGCGCGCCGATACGGCCGCGGTCGCAGCCCTGACCTTGTTCCAATCCAGCCTCGGGGATTGGCGGTGA
- a CDS encoding tripartite tricarboxylate transporter TctB family protein: MAARLLDVAFAGLLFLLSIYLWIEADGFPTSRRFAQADADFWPKAVFGTMALITAIMVVRGLMGLRGPKDADTQAFVMTSENWVSVARVGAMAGLILAFYFALQIVGFPIATITFLFLASFVIPYPNHAIRVAFALGFTVALVLFFTKALQLPLPRGTGVFYEFNVLFY; this comes from the coding sequence ATGGCGGCGCGTCTTCTCGATGTGGCTTTCGCTGGCCTCCTCTTCCTCCTCTCGATCTATCTCTGGATCGAGGCGGACGGATTTCCCACATCCCGCCGCTTCGCGCAGGCCGATGCGGATTTCTGGCCCAAGGCCGTTTTCGGCACCATGGCCCTGATCACCGCGATCATGGTGGTGCGCGGGCTGATGGGCCTGCGGGGTCCGAAAGACGCCGACACGCAAGCTTTCGTGATGACCTCCGAAAACTGGGTCTCGGTGGCGCGCGTGGGCGCGATGGCGGGCCTCATCCTCGCCTTCTATTTCGCGCTGCAGATCGTGGGCTTCCCGATTGCCACCATCACCTTCCTGTTTCTGGCAAGCTTCGTGATCCCCTATCCCAACCACGCGATCCGCGTGGCCTTCGCGCTGGGGTTCACGGTGGCTCTCGTCCTCTTCTTCACCAAGGCGCTGCAACTGCCGCTGCCACGGGGAACCGGGGTCTTCTACGAATTCAACGTGCTCTTCTACTGA
- a CDS encoding tripartite tricarboxylate transporter permease, translated as MLEAYGSAFAYLFGNPSSFLLLIVAVIWGIAFGSVPGLTGIVGVALLIPFTFVLDPIAGLLLLSGVYVGSTFGGSISAILFNTPGSPEAACTALDGYPMARRGEAGKALGIALAASAIGGIFGTVVLMLLAPPMAQFALNFGPAEYFALAVLGITAIAAIGGGSILKGLVAGLIGLGIATVGLDPITGTERYTFGNLSLLTGISFVPAIIGTFALAEVLQRSGERVTTGQVITDVSTQLPSLKEFMATRITLLRSSTIGAIIGALPGVGATTAAFISYSEAVRWSRRPQDFGTGIADGIAAPESANNSAVGGSMVPLLALGIPGSATTAVMLGGLTIHGIIPGPLLMENNAQLVYTVFIGMFLANILMLVFGIRAARYFALVLKAPYALVGPAIVVLCMTGVYALNSNISDVGIMLAMGAFGFLLRKLKYPIASFVIGLVLGPIAETSLRQGLVISNYDYWEFVSRPITAVLLTASIASLVYGFYGQWKRHRSYRAAVAAGE; from the coding sequence ATGCTGGAAGCTTATGGGTCCGCCTTCGCCTATCTCTTCGGGAACCCGTCCTCGTTCCTTCTGCTGATCGTCGCCGTGATCTGGGGCATCGCCTTTGGCTCGGTCCCCGGCCTGACCGGCATCGTCGGGGTCGCGCTGCTGATCCCCTTCACCTTCGTCCTCGACCCGATCGCGGGCCTGTTGCTCTTGTCGGGCGTCTATGTCGGCTCGACCTTCGGCGGGTCCATCTCGGCCATCTTGTTCAACACACCGGGCAGTCCCGAGGCCGCCTGTACCGCGCTGGACGGCTATCCGATGGCCCGGCGCGGCGAAGCCGGCAAGGCGCTGGGCATCGCGCTTGCGGCTTCGGCCATCGGCGGCATCTTCGGCACCGTTGTCCTGATGCTGCTGGCCCCGCCCATGGCGCAATTCGCGCTGAATTTCGGTCCGGCCGAATATTTCGCGCTGGCCGTTCTGGGCATCACCGCCATCGCGGCCATCGGCGGCGGTTCGATCCTCAAGGGGCTGGTGGCGGGCCTGATCGGCCTTGGCATCGCCACGGTCGGGCTTGACCCGATCACCGGCACCGAGCGCTACACGTTCGGAAACCTGTCGCTTCTGACCGGCATCAGCTTCGTGCCCGCCATCATCGGCACCTTCGCGCTCGCCGAAGTGCTGCAGCGCTCGGGCGAACGCGTGACGACGGGTCAGGTCATCACCGATGTCTCGACCCAGCTGCCCAGCCTCAAGGAATTCATGGCCACACGCATCACGCTTTTGCGCTCGTCCACCATCGGGGCGATCATCGGCGCGCTGCCCGGCGTCGGGGCGACGACCGCCGCCTTCATCAGCTATTCCGAGGCCGTCCGCTGGTCCCGGCGCCCGCAGGATTTCGGCACCGGCATCGCGGATGGCATCGCTGCCCCGGAATCGGCCAACAACTCCGCCGTGGGCGGTTCCATGGTGCCGCTTCTGGCGCTCGGCATTCCCGGCAGCGCCACCACCGCCGTCATGCTCGGCGGGCTCACGATCCACGGCATCATCCCCGGCCCGCTGCTGATGGAAAACAACGCGCAGCTTGTCTACACGGTCTTCATCGGCATGTTCCTGGCCAATATCCTGATGCTGGTCTTCGGCATCCGCGCCGCGCGGTATTTCGCCCTTGTGCTCAAGGCACCCTATGCGCTGGTCGGCCCTGCCATCGTCGTCTTGTGCATGACCGGCGTCTATGCGCTGAATTCCAACATCTCCGATGTCGGCATCATGCTCGCCATGGGGGCTTTCGGCTTTCTCTTGCGCAAGTTGAAATATCCCATCGCGTCTTTCGTGATCGGCCTAGTTCTGGGACCGATCGCGGAAACCAGTCTGCGGCAGGGGCTCGTGATCTCGAACTACGACTACTGGGAATTCGTTTCCCGCCCGATCACCGCTGTGCTTCTGACCGCCAGTATCGCGTCGCTCGTCTACGGCTTCTACGGCCAGTGGAAGCGCCACAGGTCCTACCGTGCCGCGGTCGCGGCGGGCGAGTAG